Proteins encoded together in one Deinococcus irradiatisoli window:
- a CDS encoding MBL fold metallo-hydrolase — MAELQPLAPGAFMFAAAVNSLVLTQGRGVLVVDTGLDDQHAKRLLRALEARQLVPSAILNTHSHADHHGGNATLLKRFPELPIYAPPLEAAIIQHPLLEPLALYGAQPPKELQNKFLLAPPSPAQPIPAGTVTLGGVTVELVSVPGHATQMYAVQFGDVLYAADALFGTQALEKHPLTFCQDSAAMKRSAASLLDLGGVRLTVPGHGEMSSDLPALVAANLEAFGRVTAVVAGAAAVPRTVDAVLKEVCGVLGVQMTTPSAVVLNRSAVSAHLGELVQAGRLELTVQDNELRFGPAAPR, encoded by the coding sequence ATGGCCGAACTTCAGCCGCTCGCCCCCGGCGCCTTCATGTTTGCCGCCGCCGTCAACTCGCTGGTCCTGACCCAGGGCCGGGGCGTGCTGGTGGTCGACACCGGCCTCGACGACCAGCATGCCAAGCGCCTGCTGCGCGCCCTGGAAGCCCGGCAGCTGGTGCCCAGCGCCATTCTCAACACCCACTCGCACGCCGACCACCACGGCGGTAACGCCACGCTGCTCAAGCGCTTTCCCGAGCTGCCAATCTACGCGCCGCCGCTGGAAGCGGCCATCATCCAGCACCCACTGCTCGAACCGCTGGCCCTCTACGGCGCGCAGCCGCCCAAGGAGCTGCAGAACAAATTCCTGCTGGCGCCGCCCAGCCCGGCCCAGCCGATTCCTGCCGGAACCGTCACGCTCGGCGGCGTCACGGTCGAGCTGGTGAGCGTTCCCGGCCACGCCACCCAGATGTACGCCGTGCAGTTCGGCGACGTGCTGTACGCCGCCGACGCGCTGTTCGGAACCCAGGCGCTCGAAAAGCATCCGCTGACCTTCTGCCAGGACAGCGCCGCCATGAAACGCAGCGCCGCCAGTCTGCTGGACCTCGGCGGCGTGCGCCTGACGGTGCCGGGACACGGCGAGATGAGCAGCGATCTGCCGGCACTGGTGGCCGCCAACCTCGAGGCTTTCGGGCGGGTCACGGCGGTGGTCGCCGGGGCCGCCGCCGTGCCTCGAACGGTGGACGCCGTGCTGAAGGAAGTCTGCGGCGTCCTGGGCGTGCAGATGACCACCCCCAGCGCGGTGGTGCTCAACCGCAGCGCCGTGAGCGCCCACCTGGGTGAGCTGGTCCAGGCCGGTCGGCTCGAACTCACCGTGCAGGACAACGAACTGCGCTTCGGGCCGGCGGCGCCTAGGTAA
- a CDS encoding S8 family serine peptidase, with protein sequence MKITSRTSFKALSLLTLAVALAACGHSAPSVSQAKLRPPASPVKLGESAAPKQYFVELSGDPSDLSAQSVSSQQVSFRAQAKAQGIVYQELKSYSLLFNGFVVRADSTAKRQLEHLGGVVALYPVQKVQLPQTQVSPAAAAPQMFTARGMTGADIANNELGLTGKGVKVGVIDSGIDMEHPAFTGRIIKQHDFVGDAYNANDPAHTTPVPDENADDCGGHGTHVAGIVGGSDPATGFKGVAPEVLFGAYKVFGCEGSVDDPVILDAMELAVRDGMQVINMSLGSGYGWAESPLARAASRVIKRGVVMVNSQGNDGDTGQFSAGAPAVGDQVIAVGSVANVAFRLPKAVLSDGTEIGYTNNNSGHDAPLSGSMEVVKGPASSPTATEDGCTSTGGYAPNSLTGKVLLIRRGTCTFYEKAFNAQKAGAAVVLIYNRLPEHLDGVGLTPPTSNDPAITVPVISISGTLGAKIDAVITKGKTTLTWTKDTISIANPAGSTSSTFSSIGATPTLTFKPEVSAPGGSIYSTYPLSKTAVGYQTLSGTSMSSPHVAGAVALLLQAHPGLPAKNVVTLLQNTANPVSLRFNSTTYNGLLNYVQQQGAGMIDIPAAATTQVTATPSKLELGESQTFPTRLKVVVLKNSSNKAVTYTASHHPAMTIYGTTYTVLPDDENVASMTVNGKSVDGASTLSVTVPAGGETELNLAITAPSGADDLSQFGGYLVLKATEGSAHLSIPYIGFKGDYQAIPVLTDAYIGNTKFKFPMLIQRDADGDQDFAPTKPVYTLAEIKPGQPDQPYAFVHFNHQARKANLDALKADGTLAAELDRDQYMPRNAKDHYAAAGDDVWFTYSWDGKDSAGKTLLPNGDYKLRLRVLKPLGDESNPADWEEWVSPVFTLKHN encoded by the coding sequence GTGAAGATCACTTCCCGCACCAGTTTCAAAGCGCTTTCGCTGCTGACCCTCGCCGTGGCGCTGGCCGCCTGTGGTCACAGCGCGCCTTCCGTGTCTCAGGCCAAGCTTCGCCCGCCCGCCAGTCCGGTCAAGCTGGGCGAGAGCGCCGCGCCCAAACAGTATTTCGTGGAGCTCTCCGGCGACCCGAGTGACCTCTCGGCCCAGAGCGTCAGCAGCCAGCAGGTCAGCTTCCGTGCCCAGGCCAAGGCCCAGGGCATCGTGTATCAGGAACTCAAGTCGTACTCGCTGCTGTTCAACGGCTTCGTGGTCCGGGCCGACAGCACCGCCAAGCGCCAGCTCGAGCACCTCGGCGGCGTGGTGGCGCTCTACCCGGTGCAGAAGGTCCAGTTGCCGCAGACGCAGGTTTCTCCCGCCGCCGCCGCTCCGCAGATGTTCACGGCGCGCGGCATGACCGGCGCCGACATCGCCAACAACGAACTGGGCCTGACCGGCAAAGGCGTCAAGGTTGGCGTGATCGACAGCGGCATCGATATGGAGCACCCGGCCTTCACGGGCCGCATCATCAAGCAGCACGACTTCGTGGGCGACGCCTACAACGCCAACGATCCGGCGCACACCACCCCGGTGCCCGATGAGAACGCCGACGACTGCGGCGGACACGGCACCCACGTGGCCGGCATCGTGGGCGGCAGCGACCCCGCCACCGGCTTCAAGGGCGTGGCGCCCGAGGTGCTGTTCGGCGCCTACAAGGTCTTCGGCTGCGAGGGCTCGGTGGACGATCCGGTGATTCTCGACGCCATGGAGCTGGCGGTGCGCGACGGCATGCAGGTCATCAACATGAGCCTGGGCAGCGGCTACGGCTGGGCCGAGTCGCCGCTGGCCCGCGCCGCCAGCCGGGTCATCAAGCGCGGCGTGGTGATGGTCAACTCGCAGGGCAACGACGGCGATACCGGTCAGTTCTCGGCCGGCGCGCCGGCGGTGGGCGATCAGGTGATCGCGGTGGGCTCGGTGGCGAACGTGGCCTTCCGGCTGCCCAAGGCGGTGCTGAGTGACGGCACCGAGATCGGCTACACCAACAACAACAGCGGCCACGACGCGCCGCTGAGCGGCAGCATGGAAGTCGTCAAGGGGCCGGCCAGCAGCCCGACCGCCACCGAAGACGGCTGCACCTCCACTGGCGGCTACGCTCCCAACAGCCTCACCGGCAAGGTCTTGCTGATACGGCGCGGCACCTGCACCTTCTACGAGAAGGCTTTCAACGCCCAGAAGGCCGGCGCGGCAGTCGTCTTGATCTACAACCGCCTGCCCGAACACCTCGACGGCGTGGGTCTGACCCCGCCCACCTCCAACGATCCAGCCATCACGGTGCCGGTCATCTCGATCAGCGGCACGCTGGGCGCCAAGATCGACGCGGTCATCACCAAGGGCAAAACCACCCTGACCTGGACCAAGGACACCATCAGCATCGCCAACCCGGCGGGCAGCACCAGCTCCACCTTTAGCAGCATCGGCGCCACGCCCACCCTGACCTTCAAGCCGGAAGTCTCGGCGCCCGGCGGCTCGATCTACTCGACCTACCCGCTGAGCAAAACCGCCGTGGGCTACCAGACGCTCAGCGGCACCAGCATGTCCTCGCCGCATGTGGCCGGTGCGGTGGCGCTCCTGCTGCAGGCGCACCCCGGCCTGCCCGCCAAGAATGTGGTGACGCTGCTGCAAAACACCGCCAACCCGGTGTCGCTGCGCTTCAATTCTACCACCTACAACGGCCTGCTCAACTACGTGCAGCAGCAGGGCGCCGGCATGATCGACATTCCGGCGGCGGCGACCACCCAGGTCACGGCCACGCCCAGCAAGCTCGAACTCGGCGAGAGCCAGACCTTCCCGACCCGCCTGAAAGTGGTGGTGCTGAAAAACAGCTCGAACAAGGCCGTGACCTACACCGCCTCGCACCACCCGGCCATGACCATTTACGGCACCACCTACACCGTGCTGCCCGACGACGAGAACGTGGCCAGCATGACCGTCAACGGCAAGAGCGTGGACGGCGCCAGCACCCTGAGCGTCACGGTGCCGGCGGGCGGCGAAACCGAACTCAACCTCGCCATCACCGCGCCGAGCGGCGCCGACGACCTCAGCCAGTTCGGCGGCTACCTGGTCCTGAAGGCCACGGAAGGCAGCGCCCACCTGAGCATTCCCTATATCGGCTTCAAGGGCGACTACCAGGCGATTCCGGTGCTGACCGACGCCTACATCGGCAACACCAAGTTCAAGTTCCCGATGCTGATTCAGCGCGACGCCGACGGTGATCAGGACTTCGCGCCGACCAAGCCGGTCTACACGCTGGCCGAGATCAAGCCCGGCCAGCCCGACCAGCCGTACGCGTTCGTGCATTTCAATCATCAGGCCCGCAAAGCCAACCTCGACGCGCTGAAGGCCGACGGCACGCTGGCCGCCGAACTCGACCGCGATCAGTACATGCCGCGCAACGCCAAGGACCACTACGCGGCGGCGGGCGACGACGTGTGGTTTACCTACAGC
- a CDS encoding DUF4385 domain-containing protein, with amino-acid sequence MGRKPGAEKKAGRKFDYDLNYAQLDLRAHPELYRVGVGEQGVLLVQPYKAELLPHWRFATPEAAQVSSDTIYGMFLAYLEAGDFVGADMARKFLQMGYTRSRRYANHKGGKKYAGPVPEDKKGVSGAHGRPELPRSAEDPLKAQSARIFKARWDEAAANPDYVRLKREHKAEYG; translated from the coding sequence GTGGGCCGCAAACCGGGCGCCGAAAAAAAGGCCGGGCGCAAGTTCGATTACGACCTGAACTATGCCCAGCTCGATCTGCGCGCCCATCCCGAACTTTACCGGGTGGGGGTGGGTGAGCAGGGCGTGTTGCTGGTGCAGCCGTACAAAGCCGAACTGCTGCCGCACTGGCGCTTCGCCACCCCCGAGGCCGCGCAGGTCAGCAGCGACACGATCTACGGCATGTTCCTGGCCTATTTGGAAGCCGGCGACTTCGTGGGCGCCGACATGGCCCGCAAGTTCCTCCAGATGGGCTATACCCGCTCGCGCCGCTACGCCAACCACAAAGGCGGCAAGAAGTACGCCGGTCCGGTGCCGGAGGATAAAAAAGGCGTCAGCGGCGCGCACGGCCGCCCCGAACTTCCCCGCTCGGCCGAGGACCCGCTCAAGGCCCAGTCGGCGCGGATTTTCAAGGCCCGATGGGACGAGGCGGCCGCCAACCCCGACTACGTGCGCCTGAAGCGCGAGCACAAGGCCGAGTACGGTTAA
- a CDS encoding Ig-like domain-containing protein, which yields MKQRLLLAALAPSLLLSACTGKVSNPPPVSVADTTLPTISLSAAPASVSAGGSVTLTAAASDNVGVTSVKFYRGETLLATDTSAPYAYTQTTTAADVGTLSFKAVASDAAGNTASASASVTVKAVSVADTTKPSVTVTLTQLTGRSYRVSAEASDNVGVSKVEFYDNGALIATSSAAPYATTLTYPDTLMGQHVITARAYDAAGNTSESSASLTLSQEPLPEPPVVTPQLSVNPVTQPGTVTVNALAGSSVGIAQVEFLLDGQRVALLTELPYVAALPNFTSAQNGVHTVTVRVTDKRGQVSESSQKLIVAIDDSEPNDTVLTAKAVAIGSVLNGTVAGQARDVDYFKFSAVAGDQLKLSVKGSGFSGGTLDAYVTVLLPDGKTMLEQNDDGGSGLDAEIRFNVPASGTYYVAVTSFAVHDDPNASDNLPTNFYQLALTRR from the coding sequence ATGAAGCAACGCTTACTTCTCGCCGCCCTCGCGCCCAGCTTGCTGCTCTCGGCCTGCACCGGGAAGGTCTCCAACCCGCCGCCCGTTTCGGTGGCCGACACGACGCTGCCCACCATCAGCCTCTCGGCGGCGCCGGCCTCGGTCAGCGCTGGCGGCAGCGTGACCCTCACCGCGGCGGCCAGCGATAACGTGGGCGTGACCAGCGTCAAGTTCTACCGCGGCGAGACCCTGCTGGCGACCGATACCAGCGCGCCGTACGCGTACACCCAGACGACCACGGCCGCCGACGTGGGCACCCTCAGCTTCAAGGCGGTGGCGAGCGACGCGGCCGGGAACACCGCCAGTGCCAGCGCCAGCGTGACCGTCAAGGCCGTGAGCGTGGCCGACACCACCAAGCCCAGCGTGACCGTGACCCTGACCCAGCTCACCGGCCGCAGCTACCGCGTCAGCGCCGAGGCCAGCGACAATGTGGGCGTCAGCAAGGTGGAGTTCTACGACAACGGCGCCCTGATCGCCACCAGCAGCGCCGCGCCCTACGCCACCACCCTGACCTACCCCGACACCTTGATGGGCCAGCACGTCATCACCGCCCGGGCCTACGACGCGGCCGGCAACACCAGCGAGAGCAGCGCTTCGCTGACCCTCAGCCAGGAGCCGCTGCCCGAGCCGCCGGTGGTCACGCCCCAGCTCAGCGTCAATCCGGTGACCCAGCCCGGCACCGTGACGGTCAATGCGCTGGCCGGCAGCAGCGTCGGGATTGCCCAGGTCGAGTTCCTGCTCGACGGTCAGCGGGTCGCGCTCCTCACCGAATTGCCCTACGTCGCGGCCCTGCCGAACTTCACCAGCGCCCAGAACGGCGTGCATACCGTCACGGTGCGGGTCACCGACAAGCGCGGCCAGGTCAGCGAGTCCAGCCAGAAGTTGATCGTCGCCATCGACGACAGCGAACCCAACGACACGGTGCTGACCGCCAAGGCCGTCGCCATCGGCAGCGTGCTCAACGGCACCGTCGCCGGTCAGGCACGCGACGTCGATTACTTCAAGTTCAGCGCCGTCGCCGGTGATCAGCTCAAGCTGAGCGTCAAGGGCAGCGGCTTTAGCGGCGGCACGCTCGACGCCTACGTGACGGTGCTGTTGCCTGACGGCAAAACCATGCTGGAGCAAAACGATGACGGCGGCAGCGGCCTGGACGCCGAGATCCGCTTCAACGTTCCGGCCAGCGGCACCTACTACGTCGCGGTGACCAGCTTCGCCGTCCACGACGATCCCAACGCCAGCGACAACCTGCCGACCAACTTCTACCAGTTGGCGCTGACCCGCCGCTGA
- a CDS encoding Dps family protein, translating to MTKKSSKAAEKTAGAATPTPRATKTRGTKDHTVDDVQAARSPAEASVGRQVDAAHEGGEFNQLVNHHYLTEEQFKTVSETLQRNLATSINLYLKFKKYHWDIRGRFFRDLHLAYDEFIEEIFPSIDEQAERLVALGGSPKNAPEDLARYSVVKVPTETVRDARTQVADLVSDLSRVGKGYRDDSGTVDDAEDHATADMYNGYAATIDKIRWMLQAMMDDEQLN from the coding sequence ATGACCAAAAAGAGCAGCAAGGCCGCCGAGAAAACCGCCGGCGCCGCCACGCCGACGCCCCGCGCCACCAAGACCAGGGGCACCAAGGATCACACCGTCGACGACGTGCAGGCCGCCAGGTCGCCGGCCGAGGCCTCGGTGGGGCGTCAGGTGGACGCCGCCCACGAAGGCGGAGAATTCAACCAGCTGGTCAACCATCACTACCTCACCGAGGAGCAGTTCAAGACCGTCTCGGAGACCTTGCAGCGCAACCTCGCCACCAGCATCAACCTGTACCTGAAATTCAAGAAGTACCACTGGGACATCCGGGGGCGCTTCTTCCGCGATCTGCACCTGGCCTACGACGAGTTCATCGAGGAAATTTTCCCCAGCATCGACGAGCAGGCCGAGCGGCTGGTGGCGCTGGGCGGCAGCCCCAAGAACGCTCCGGAAGACCTGGCCCGCTACAGCGTGGTGAAGGTGCCCACCGAGACGGTGCGCGACGCCCGCACCCAGGTGGCCGATCTGGTGAGTGATCTCAGCCGGGTGGGTAAGGGCTACCGCGACGACAGCGGCACAGTGGACGACGCCGAGGACCACGCCACCGCCGACATGTACAACGGTTACGCCGCCACCATCGACAAGATTCGCTGGATGCTGCAAGCCATGATGGACGACGAGCAGCTCAACTGA
- a CDS encoding GNAT family N-acetyltransferase codes for MSTLPAALPMLKTPRLTLLPLTHEMVVRQLAGAPFAFEVPEVGLVAFGRDWPGARGGFFPGWAEQPGQVSDWVIVSAGQALGMIGPKGPLSGAVDIGYGLRPSSWNQGFASEAAQAVSDWLLSLPHVECVTADTAVGNAASARVLEKSGFVETGRAFSEDDGELRLWEKRRKR; via the coding sequence ATGTCTACGCTTCCTGCGGCTTTGCCGATGCTGAAGACGCCGCGCCTGACCTTGCTGCCGCTCACCCACGAGATGGTGGTACGGCAACTGGCCGGGGCGCCGTTCGCTTTTGAAGTGCCGGAAGTCGGCTTGGTGGCGTTCGGGCGGGACTGGCCGGGAGCACGCGGCGGGTTCTTCCCCGGGTGGGCTGAGCAGCCCGGCCAGGTCAGCGACTGGGTGATCGTGAGCGCGGGCCAAGCGCTGGGCATGATCGGACCCAAAGGCCCCTTGAGCGGCGCGGTGGATATCGGCTACGGGCTGCGCCCGTCGAGCTGGAACCAGGGCTTTGCCAGCGAGGCGGCGCAGGCGGTGTCGGACTGGCTGCTCTCGCTGCCGCACGTGGAGTGCGTCACCGCCGACACCGCCGTGGGCAACGCCGCCAGCGCCCGGGTGCTGGAAAAATCCGGCTTCGTGGAGACCGGGCGCGCCTTTAGCGAGGACGACGGCGAGCTGCGGCTGTGGGAGAAGCGCCGGAAGCGTTAA